A window of the Plasmodium vinckei vinckei genome assembly, chromosome: PVVCY_08 genome harbors these coding sequences:
- a CDS encoding actin-like protein, putative — MEVHEERKNVPVIIMDPGTWKIKIGFATDDLPTFEMPCIYIEKEMTKSKIVKFGYDAIEEHTLIKYGHNKYNIAQNGESTKDEELVNANTVFADPRHPLSNNQYPHLLEVYNHLIKKLNINTCDYNLLVIIPEMVEKLYATNLLNWAFKIHDFCSISFIYNSLAASYYYGLRTALVVDLGESASRIVPVAENNGTFLEFAKISEINGYLISNYISNFVKINDNYIDYILIQDYKESNSYVSLDIDNNIKILTECNGIIKPYKIPYNNNIYIDPKGEILSHEIYFKPEFLAHLPGNFYKQNIISLSQLIFEAVSSCPIDLRKVLLNNIILVGGVSNCINMPDRLHKELNKILRIKNFSENTKISIKHIRMVDIASYLGGKKYAKIIYSNQKKWITKNEYFANPTNEILQKLFIWANIL, encoded by the exons atggaaGTTCACGAGGAGAGGAAAAATGTCCCCGTAATTATTATGGACCCAGGAACATG GAAAATAAAGATTGGGTTCGCTACGGATGATTTGCCCACTTTTGAGATGCCTTGCATATACATAGA AAAAGAAATGACGAAGtcaaaaatagtaaaa TTTGGCTATGATGCCATAGAGGAGCAtacattaataaaatatggacataacaaatataatatagccCAAAATGGCGAATCCACTAAAG ATGAGGAATTAGTGAATGCCAATACTGTATTTGCAGATCCTCGGCACCCCTTGAGCAATAACCAATATCCCCATTTACTGGAGGTGTATAACCACCTTATAAAG aaattaaatattaacacTTGTGATTACAATTTGTTGGTGATCATTCCCGAGATggttgaaaaattatatgcaaCAAACTTGCTAAATTGGGCTTTTAAAATTCATGATTTTTGTTCGATATCTTTTATCTATAACTCACTCGCGGCATCTTACTATTATGGATTAAGAACAG cTCTCGTCGTTGATTTGGGTGAAAGTGCTAGCAGAATTGTTCCTGTTGCTGAAAATAATGGAACATTCTTGGAGTTTGCAAAAATAAGCGAAATAAATGGATATTTAATAAGCAACTATATTTCAAACTTTGTGAAAATTAATGACAACTATattgattatatattaatacagGATTATAAAGAATCAAATAGTTATGTAAGTCTAGatatagataataatataaaaattttgacTGAATGTAATGGTATAATAAAGCCATATAAAATaccatataataataatatatatatagatccAAAAGGAGAAATATTAAGtcatgaaatatattttaagcCTGAATTTTTAGCCCATTTGCCAggaaatttttataaacaaaatataatttctttGAGTCAATTAATATTTGAAGCTGTTTCTTCATGTCCAATTGATTTAAGAAAAGTGCTACTCAATAATATCATATTAGTTGGCGGTGTTTCTAATTGCATAAACATGCCCGATAGATTGCATAAAGAGCTAAATAAAATCTTacgaattaaaaattttagtGAAAATACTAAAATATCCATAAAGCATATTCGCATGGTAGATATTGCATCTTATTTAGGAGGCAAGaaatatgcaaaaataatttattctaatcaaaaaaaatggataacCAAAAACGAATATTTTGCCAATCCAACAAACGAGATACTACAGAAACTTTTTATATGGGCAAATATTCTCTAA
- a CDS encoding erythrocyte vesicle protein 1, putative, protein MNHSFVILFNFIFAFGLKFDTYVLLVWTNEAIQHRSFHISKLNRANRILSNAKSDTSVRKKTETKSSSDSQKKGCGKKSYKKKESSSGSIEEEDSELVTSSEYDNTCTDNLSSESYGLDEFVYNINDGAIKIYHGYPSILNCFTKLRTNDDDSDSYKQKDTNESNLKIKSSDNPDERGSQAWGNNKGNKYDGDTNPHKLYADYLTKNKSSMDNYEINLATVTKIIDSNQKIIERENDRTIKDNINKNSNTVRSRDILLNTSARNIDTFFYDKIVTHLLGYAYIFYGHKTNITKLEKTLIKNYYYNYKVLKDSINRIPDEFKYTQNIKLADSVYTLLDHLGIEKYYYGFNRNLHTFLFLAREFLQKEHALRKVYESLPIDFEFDRKELKERIQTSTSDEMDIYDFSYKIFDPIYNFLHTYNCFNLNYISNKLISNLRAKNSNAVITKELSKLTEYTAATHSDIIEYLKDLTCYITNLFEYGHKENLFNELVIFCYSLFFDYYIDTLDKLLDRMQVHLDNPFNERIKNELSIINVRIKVHRDFVENEVVSFYRKYNISENLSECVTGVFSNNTYRVSILQQYLDPRYSNYISLILLLFKYLKVFIFSMSTYSNLQITYSLLSDLEKKKIKYDKALNILTQHASFNIFDSEFFKKKSSNSISAKTN, encoded by the exons ATGAATCATTCTTTTGTAATattgtttaattttatttttgcatTCGGTTTGAAATTTGAtacatatgttttattagtATGGACAAATGAAGCTATACAACACAG aTCATTTCACATTAGCAAATTAAATAGAGCCAATAGAATATTGAGCAATGCTAAATCGGATACATCAgtcagaaaaaaaacagaaaCCAAATCCTCAAGCGATTCTCAGAAAAAAGGTTGTGGGAAAAAGagctataaaaaaaaggaaagtAGTAGTGGCAGTATTGAAGAGGAGGATAGCGAATTAGTAACTTCCTCAGAATATGATAATACATGTACAGACAACTTATCAAGTGAATCATATGGACTTGAtgaatttgtatataatattaatgatggtgcaataaaaatatatcatggTTATCCATCTATTTTGAATTGCTTTACTAAGCTGAGAACTAATGATGATGATAGCGATAGCTACAAACAAAAAGATACAAATGAAagtaatttaaaaataaaatctaGCGATAACCCCGATGAGAGGGGATCTCAAGCTTggggaaataataaaggaaACAAATATGATGGAGATACAAATCctcataaattatatgctGATTATTtaactaaaaataaaagttctATGGATAATTACGAAATTAACCTTGCGACGGTTACCAAAATTATAGATTCcaatcaaaaaattatagaacgtgaaaatgatagaacaattaaagataatataaataaaaatagtaatactGTAAGATCAAGAGACATTCTATTAAATACGTCAGCTAGAAATATagatacatttttttatgataaaattgtaACTCATTTATTAggatatgcatatatattttatggacataaaacaaatattaccaaattggaaaaaacgttaataaaaaattattattataattataaagtaCTTAAAGATTCAATTAATAGGATCCCAGAcgaatttaaatataccCAAAACATCAAACTAGCTGATTCAGTTTACACCTTATTGGATCATTTAGGAATAGAAAAATACTATTATGGGTTTAATAGAAATTtacatacatttttatttttagctcgggaatttttacaaaaagaGCACGCGTTGAGAAAAGTATATGAATCATTACCAATAGATTTTGAATTCGATAGAAAGGAATTAAAAGAGCGAATTCAGACTTCTACTTCTGATGAGATGGATATATATGACTTttcttataaaatatttgatccaatatataattttttacatacatataattgttttaatttaaattatatatcaaacaaattaataagtAATTTACGCGCAAAAAACTCAAATGCAGTCATAACAAAAGAATTGAGCAAGCTAACAGAATATACAGCAGCTACTCACTCTGATATTatagaatatttaaaagacCTAACATGCTATATTactaatttatttgaatatggacataaagaaaatttatttaatgaattagtcatattttgttattctttattttttgattattaCATAGATACTTTagataaattattagaTAGAATGCAAGTACACTTGGATAATCCATTTAATGAgcgaataaaaaatgaattatcaATTATAAATGTTCGAATTAAAGTCCATAGAGATTTTGTGGAAAATGAAGTGGTTAGTTTTTATCGCAAATACAATATATCTGAGAATTTATCAGAATGCGTTACTGGtgttttttcaaataatacatatagaGTTTCAATTTTACAACAATATCTAGATCCAAGAtattcaaattatatatcaCTCATATTGCtcctttttaaatatttaaaagtttttatattttcaatgtCTACTTATTCAAACCTACAAATTACGTATTCTCTTTTATCAGAtcttgaaaaaaaaaaaattaaatacgACAAGGCTTTGAATATACTTACTCAGCATGCCTCCTTCAACATATTTGATagtgaattttttaaaaaaaaatccagTAATTCAATAAGTGCAAAAACCAATTAA
- a CDS encoding zinc finger protein, putative, with product MMEQDDQFEEYDNINKPYGIKNIYNVKKEDVIVQDDMNINTNSRINFDNNEQVNIYIENSDLNKKTYNCYTCNIQIYNYSFFRYHFKSEWHKYNLKRKLLNLSAINELAFNEKVTNLKKIEDENEKEKNKKDKNGSSNDHKKKENNKNKNNNNGNKQKKDKFGNNPNNNNTSGAKKVIYATTEDYLLKANVSYDNPLVCFFDNRIFNTIEENIKHMNENYTFYIPDIKFVTNLKKIILTIGKKIYEENICIYCLKYFKSVKALQSHMVCKSHTKLHSDFFSFIEKYYDFSKTYVDLLNKYIANKEDKELVLCMLHKNKNNFKKTINGEKKETKLTIKEDENENGERKLNDNQNNTSHENYNAGYLSSDHKETNIKKKTSRHNSAEPIIKYNDISDNYNSDNSDDYKVKEEELSKSIDHNMIYEVLEQFGYIKPELNEYNNLILPDGSEAINRKLAYIFKQKLPLENRESGKCDKIDVLKKKKENIQHYRKYKYYVDVMKKYNLDLNVKTNNLNKYYKSESIFFL from the coding sequence ATGATGGAGCAAGACGATCAATTCGAGGAATATgacaatattaataaaccATATGgcataaaaaacatatacaacgtaaaaaaagaagacgTTATTGTTCAAGATGATATGAACATAAATACCAATTCAAgaataaattttgataaCAATGAAcaagtaaatatatatattgaaaatagtgacttaaataaaaaaacatataattgCTATACAtgtaatatacaaatatataattattctttttttcgatATCATTTTAAATCGGAATggcataaatataatttaaaaagaaagTTATTAAATTTGAGTGCAATCAATGAGCTAGCTTTTAATGAAAAGGTTaccaatttaaaaaaaatagaagatgaaaatgagaaggaaaaaaacaaaaaagataaaaacgGGTCTAGCAAtgatcataaaaaaaaagaaaataataaaaacaaaaacaataacaacggtaataaacaaaaaaaagataaatttGGTAACAAtccaaataataacaacaCAAGTGGAGCGAAAAAAGTGATATATGCAACAACGGaagattatttattaaaagcCAATGTAAGTTATGATAATCCATTAGTTTGCTTTTTTGATAATCGAATTTTTAATACtattgaagaaaatattaaacatatgaatgaaaattatactttttatattcctgatataaaatttgtgacaaatttgaaaaaaattattttaacaatagggaaaaaaatatatgaagaaaatatatgtatttactGTCTTAAATACTTTAAATCCGTTAAAGCATTACAGTCTCATATGGTATGTAAAAGTCATACTAAACTTCATTcggattttttttcttttattgaaaaatattacgatttttcaaaaacaTATGTTGATttgttaaataaatatattgcaAATAAGGAAGATAAAGAATTAGTTCTATGCATGTTGCATaagaacaaaaataattttaaaaaaaccaTCAATGGTGAAAAGAAAGAAACGAAATTAACTATAAAAgaagatgaaaatgaaaatggtgaaagaaaattaaatgacaaccaaaataatacatcccatgaaaattataatgcaGGTTATTTATCATCCGATCATAAAGAGActaacattaaaaaaaaaactagtAGACACAATTCTGCTGAGcctataataaaatataacgATATATCTGATAATTATAACAGTGATAATTCTGATGATTATAAAGTTAAAGAAGAAGAATTAAGTAAAAGCATAGATCATAACATGATATATGAAGTGCTAGAACAATTTGGATACATAAAACCAGAGTTAAATGAAtacaataatttaatattaccAGATGGGTCAGAAGCTATTAATAGAAAACTtgcatacatatttaaacaaaaacTACCACTGGAAAATAGAGAATCAGGAAAATGTGATAAAATAgatgtattaaaaaaaaagaaagagaaTATTCAGCACTAtcgtaaatataaatattatgtagatgtgatgaaaaaatataatttagatTTAAATgtgaaaacaaataatttaaataaatattataaaagtgaatctattttttttctgtaG
- a CDS encoding replication protein A1, large subunit, putative: protein MNKNEDILSKATPNFIYKFFTEPNSPEALRWINSEVNLICFSQMNAGGSQVFLKVIDGSIPPQYYAIVHLGAENNGSMDPPISYVKKVIRIQNFSITNYYGKLFILAKKVTIYLNIESFDIEDLFKKHHLQSISYLLLNSQNDYGGSNDQRHPTSNRTRDGSSYAGEGYNNNNNDNNGNYPKYTNNPPNDYSQRNNSNGNNPRGNTIPYDYDDMHRGNNNKGCNNNWQSSKNYNKTDDENYEMNYRNPNMSITKDTPIKNNMSGGYNEPYNNKENMNFREDPSRYGPNGRNGYNNPHNNNENNNYYNRDDDDKNNMGLNNRSRAPYNEYPNYNNNITSQNDGRLPMQEKNINACKFNSEYSNNRNYTTSYDQNRTYENAQYNNSNKSQTHNININPNAHQTGKYDMHAHKMGDSGYYSGDNNRNSNNNSYQKNIDQGFLKSKSSGSLPLESEMSERSRSQEYKYESSNGRYSERREGNIMDNYGRNKSGMMPGETRQGDFQGNNNYYNERDNNNGFIKNGNNRLNESTKENAMYRERSVDNYNSHNDNNMNMGGSIYGAEKENIHIPKKGNCGSDEMIEQRKRATLAKEINNNGNTRNTDLEIDRTRCNSYEKTDNSNFNQRGDKKGSYMKSVEDCSNSMNGSMIYMNETNETLSNFDDVNEKKKVNETKLLKENNLNRNNRKCNPYPNSAVIKINDGILMPINKLSQYSTKWIIKARVQSKDSIRKFYTGNKEGKVFNIELCDESGEIKVNFFGKAVDKWYDYLEVGKIYKISKGNIKSANKKFNTLKHDCEITLDENSILELLEENDMNIPKYIYNFYPISEIKANINTGTLVDVIGIVLSFQELNQILIKKTGQYKEKKDLMLIDETNETINVTLWGESAVKMEEMNITENCIICFKCLKVGEWQGKKLESHPKTKVEIDPELDKAYTLKNWWANNKKNVYNTINLNTSTSNNNMLNLESQKTIQEIKKNVNLANEEVLSGKGIIFTTFGFIDHIYNSIPVYSACPNCNKKMVATVIEDGEQDMDENVSESMYCSKCNKNNIPVYNYSINLKITDNTDSLRVSAFANSAKTIMNGLSAEEFMKLRQEYISQENIENFDIIEKVKLNEFFFRIKAYMTSHMDEIKKNYTIIETIPISKLLVDNCRYLIKEIKLATETIQE from the coding sequence ATGAACAAGAACGAAGATATTTTATCGAAGGCTACaccaaattttatatacaagTTTTTTACAGAGCCTAATTCACCTGAAGCATTAAGATGGATAAACTCTGAGGTGaatttaatatgttttagTCAAATGAATGCAGGGGGGAGTCAggtatttttaaaagtaaTTGATGGAAGTATTCCACCACAATATTATGCTATTGTCCATTTAGGTGCCGAAAATAATGGAAGTATGGATCCTCCAATAtcttatgtaaaaaaagtaattaGAATACAGAACTTTTCTataacaaattattatggaaagctttttattttagcaaaaaaagttacaatttatttaaatattgaaaGTTTTGATATAGaagatttatttaaaaaacacCACTTACAAAGTATATCTTATTTGCTTTTAAATTCACAAAATGATTATGGTGGTTCTAATGATCAGCGTCATCCAACTAGCAATAGAACTAGGGATGGAAGTAGTTATGCAGGCGAAggatataataacaataataatgacaATAACGGCAACTATCCTAAATACACCAATAACCCCCCTAATGATTATAGCCAAAGAAACAATTCCAATGGGAATAATCCAAGAGGAAACACCATACCATATGACTATGACGATATGCATAGaggaaataataacaaaggATGCAATAATAATTGGCAAAGTTCAAAGAATTATAATAAGACAGATGATGAAAACTATGAAATGAATTATCGCAATCCTAATATGAGTATAACAAAAGATACACccattaaaaataacatgTCAGGTGGATATAATGAACCTTATAATAACaaagaaaatatgaacTTTAGAGAAGATCCTTCACGATATGGCCCTAATGGGCGAAATGGTTACAATAATCcccataataataatgaaaataacaattattataatagggatgatgatgataaaaacaatatggGGCTAAATAATAGATCGAGAGCACCATACAATGAGTACCCaaattataacaataatataactAGTCAAAATGATGGAAGATTACCAATgcaagaaaaaaatataaatgcatGTAAATTTAATTCGGAATATAGCAATAATAGAAATTATACAACGAGTTATGACCAAAATCGCACTTATGAAAATGCTCAATacaataatagtaataagaGCCAAACTCATAACATCAATATAAATCCAAATGCACACCAAACTGGAAAATATGATATGCATGCTCACAAAATGGGGGATTCTGGATATTATAGTGGCGataataatagaaataGTAATAACAATAGCTAtcagaaaaatatagacCAAGGATTTTTAAAATCCAAATCCTCAGGTTCCTTGCCACTTGAATCTGAGATGAGCGAAAGAAGTAGATCCcaagaatataaatatgaatcaAGCAACGGAAGATATAGCGAAAGAAGAGAAGGAAATATAATGGACAATTACGGGCGAAATAAATCTGGAATGATGCCTGGGGAAACTAGGCAAGGTGATTTTCAGGGAAATAACAATTATTACAACGAAagagataataataatggttttataaaaaatggaaataatagATTAAACGAAAGTACAAAGGAAAATGCAATGTATAGAGAAAGAAGTGTcgataattataattctCATAacgataataatatgaatatggGAGGTAGTATATATGGAgcagaaaaagaaaatattcacATTCCTAAAAAGGGAAATTGTGGAAGTGATGAGATGATAGAACAAAGAAAACGAGCTACTCTGgcaaaagaaataaataataatggaaatACTCGTAACACTGATTTAGAAATTGATAGAACTCGATGTAACAGTTATGAAAAAACAGACAATTCTAACTTTAATCAGCGGGGTGACAAAAAAGGTAGCTATATGAAAAGTGTCGAAGATTGTTCAAATAGCATGAATGGCAGTATGATTTACATGAACGAAACAAATGAAACGCTAAGCAACTTTGATGATGTaaatgagaaaaaaaaagtaaatgaaacaaaattattaaaagaaaacaatTTGAATAGAAATAACAGAAAATGTAATCCTTATCCAAATAGTGcagttataaaaataaatgatggTATATTAATgccaataaataaattgtcACAATATTCTACAAAATGGATAATCAAAGCTAGAGTTCAATCAAAAGATAGTAtaagaaaattttatactGGTAATAAAGAAGGGAAAGTATTTAACATCGAATTATGTGATGAATCTGGGGAAATAAAGGTAAATTTTTTTGGGAAAGCGGTAGACAAATGGTATGATTATTTAGAAGTtggtaaaatatataaaataagtaaagggaatataaaaagcgctaataaaaaatttaatacgTTAAAACATGATTGTGAAATAACTTTAGATGAAAATTCAATTTTAGAATTAttagaagaaaatgatatgaatataccaaaatatatttataatttttatccaATTAGTGAAATAAAAGCTAATATTAATACAGGAACTTTAGTAGATGTAATAGGAATAGTATTAAGTTTTCAAGAGCTAAATCAAATccttattaaaaaaactgGACAAtacaaagaaaaaaaggatTTGATGCTAATTGATGAAACAAATGAAACTATTAATGTAACACTTTGGGGTGAAAGCGCTGTAAAAATGGAAGAAATGAATATAACTGAAAATtgtattatatgttttaaatgCTTAAAAGTAGGTGAATGGCAAGGGAAAAAATTAGAATCGCATCCCAAAACAAAAGTAGAAATAGATCCAGAATTAGATAAAGCAtatactttaaaaaattggtgggcaaataataaaaaaaatgtttataatacaataaattTGAATACTTCTACTtcgaataataatatgctaAATTTAGAATCACAAAAAACTATACaggaaattaaaaaaaatgttaatttAGCAAATGAAGAAGTGCTATCCGGAAAGggaataatttttacaacTTTTGGGTTTATAGATCACATATACAATTCAATACCTGTATATTCAGCCTGCCCTAAttgtaacaaaaaaatggtaGCAACGGTTATAGAAGATGGTGAACAAGATATGGACGAAAATGTTTCAGAGTCTATGTATTGTTCTAAGtgcaataaaaataatataccagtatataattattctattaatttaaaaattactGATAATACAGATTCTTTAAGAGTATCTGCCTTTGCAAATTCTGCTAAAACGATTATGAATGGGCTATCAGCTGAAGAATTTATGAAGCTAAGACaagaatatatttctcaagaaaatattgaaaattttgatattatAGAAAAAGTAAAGCtcaatgaattttttttcaggaTCAAAGCATATATGACTTCTCACATGGAtgagataaaaaaaaattacactATTATTGAGACTATACCCATAAGCAAACTCTTGGTTGATAACTGTCGCTACTTGATCAAGGAAATCAAACTAGCAACAGAAACTATCCAAGAATAA
- a CDS encoding peptide chain release factor 2, putative yields the protein MFFNFTLFVIYVNIYMHANIAKCFISFCKNNYFTNISFNLRTIKRPTHRTYLKNPVNDKLDIINKKLQDIGICPKNIEETFIKGTGKGGQKVNKTNNCVMIKYDRTNDDKIVIKCHKYRCLQQNRVYARELLYDKITSINNKAKEDIINQIEKEKRQILKLTEAEKNKSINYKKRRSEIKSDRQKHIKYDSDI from the exons atgttttttaattttactttatttgttatatacgtaaatatatatatgcatgcaAATATTGCCAAATGCTTCATCAGTTTTTGTAag AACAACTATTTCACAAATATATCGTTTAACCTAAGAACGATAAAACGACCAACACATCGAACATACTTAAAAAATCCAGTAAATGATAAGTtggatataataaataaaaaattacaagaTATAGGAATTTGTCCTAAAAATATCGAAGAGACATTTATTAAAGGTACAGGAAAAGGTGGGCAGAAAGTaaacaaaacaaacaaTTGTGTcatgataaaatatgacCGCACCAACGACGATAAAATAGTTATTAAGTGTCACAAATATAG GTGTTTACAGCAAAATCGAGTATATGCTCGcgaattattatatgacaAAATAACCTCAATCAATAACAAAGCCAAGGAAGATATTATAAACCAAATAGAg aaGGAAAAAAGGCAAATTTTGAAATTGACTGAGGCGGAAAAGAATAAGTCAAtcaattacaaaaaaagaagatcAGAGATAAAAAGTGACAGacaaaaacatataaagtACGATAGTGATATTTGA